From the genome of Leptodactylus fuscus isolate aLepFus1 chromosome 1, aLepFus1.hap2, whole genome shotgun sequence, one region includes:
- the POP5 gene encoding ribonuclease P/MRP protein subunit POP5, whose amino-acid sequence MRFKYRYFLCELVLQDPRWKQNISHGTVFHNVREAVVRLHGDFGVAACTLGMSVKYLNAYTGIILLRCRKEFQQLVGSSLPFITSLDNRGQRYACFINTLHIGGTIRTCQKFLIQYNRKQLILLLKNCSNPEERDAIQRSIASCSLQEVEEPELSADEDIG is encoded by the exons ATGCGGTTCAAATACAG ATACTTCCTGTGTGAGCTGGTGCTGCAGGATCCGCGCTGGAAACAGAATATCTCACATGGCACCGTATTTCACAACGTGAGAGAGGCTGTAGTCAGGCTGCACGGGGACTTCGGGGTTGCAGCGTGCACTCTTGGCATGTCCG TGAAATATCTTAATGCTTACACCGGCATAATCTTACTTCGATGTCGTAAGGAATTTCAACAACTTGTGGGTTCGTCTCTGCCATTTATCACCAGCCTTGATAACAGAGGTCAACGCTATGCATGTTTCATCAACACATTACACATTGGAG GTACAATACGTACTTGCCAAAAATTCCTCATTCAGTACAATAGGAAGCAACTAATACTGTTGCTGAAGAACTGCTCAAATCCTG aggagagagatgccaTCCAGAGATCTATAGCAAGCTGTTCGTTACAAGAAGTGGAAGAACCAGAATTATCAGCTGATGAAGATATAGGTTAG
- the RNF10 gene encoding E3 ubiquitin-protein ligase RNF10 — protein MPLSSTPDMEPGSNNTSKTQNRSGSTGPSGDSKPKNDGKNGSSSKQRYSRKRENSYPKNESFASQNRRPGPQKSKTFNKVPPQRGASKQYTYGRREEVAETQRAEFSPAQYSGPKKISLNHLLNFTYEPRGHPGAHRDGHGNWGRRNKWDHKPFNKELFLQANCQFVVSEDQDYSVHFTDPDTLVCWDLVEQVRIFSHEVPSCPICLYPPVAAKITRCGHIYCWACILHYLSLSEKDWSRCPICYSSVLKKDLKSVIATERPLYTVGDTITMQLMRREKGVLVAMPKSKWMKLDEPIHLGDEEHSLFSKLLLASRDQILSQVISKEKDALLKQYSTDGETSEACFIEAAIQELKDRQDSLQTPRHQVEAIADSVEALKLETKTEERRPDFDCKVVQYLSAFDEETIEPLTEELCTDPVQAIVEPVTAESCDFASANDLLLSSDSHQETVPSESGQLLNPHYYYFYQAVDGQHVYLHPVNVRCLVHEYGSLERCPETITATVVEVDGFTVTEEVRRRHRYLCHLPLTCEFSVCELSLGPPTVSQETLSYFSDEVEKRKRQRQRKARDERRREKRIEIEENKKQGKYPEVHIALENLHQFPAVSSSTEPTVPGSLSLLPTADPLTPSSLSCSPSSQTSSIYSQGAEGSNDFHGNFEDDSRSPSFAQMLRVGKAKSELWPKVAVKKENPVMGTATADSDGESDCSERVPVPSFQNSFSEAMEAAFLKLDTALPTPPPCVEKGGKRKKKQQKLLFSTSMVHTK, from the exons ATGCCGCTGAGCTCAACCCCAGACATGGAGCCCGGATCCAACAACACCAGCAAAACCCAGAACCGTTCGGGCTCTACTGGGCCGTCCGGGGACTCTAAGCCCAAGAATG atggaaaaaatggcagtagTTCAAAACAGCGATATAGCCGCAAACGTGAAAATTCTTATCCTAAAAATGAGAGCTTTGCCAGTCAGAATCGCCGCCCCGGTCCACAGAAAAGCAAGACTTTTAACAAGGTTCCCCCTCAGCGGGGAGCTTCTAAACAATACACATATGGAAGAAGAGAAGAG GTAGCAGAAACTCAACGGGCAGAGTTTAGCCCAGCCCAGTATTCAGGACCTAAGAAAATAAGCTTGAACCACTTGTTAAACTTTACATATGAACCGCGTGGTCATCCTGGAGCTCATAGAGATGGACATGGAAACTGGGGCAGACGAAATAAGTGGGACCACAAACCATTTAACAAGGAGTTGTTTTTGCAAGCCAA CTGCCAGTTTGTTGTCTCAGAGGATCAAGATTACAGTGTACATTTCACTGATCCAGACACACTTGTCTGCTGGGATCTGGTGGAGCAAGTG CGCATCTTTAGTCATGAAGTGCCATCTTGTCCTATATGTTTGTATCCGCCTGTTGCTGCAAAGATCACTAGATGTGGGCATATATACTGCTGGGCATGCATATTGCACTACCTGTCGCTAAGTGAAAAGGATTGGAGTAGATGCCCAATATGCTACAGCTCCGTTCTGAAAAAAGATCTGAAAAG TGTTATTGCTACAGAGAGACCACTTTATACTGTTGGTGACACAATTACAATGCAGCTGATGAGGCGAGAGAAGGGTGTGCTGGTGGCAATGCCTAAATCTAAGTGGATGAAACTGGATGAGCCTATTCACCTGGGAG ATGAGGAGCATTCCCTGTTTTCCAAGCTACTATTGGCATCAAGAGACCAGATCCTCAGCCAAGTGATTTCAAAGGAGAAAGATGCACTGTTAAAGCAGTACAGTACTGATGGAGAAACGTCAGAAGCCTGTTTTATAGAAGCTGCCATACAAGAGTTGAAG GATCGTCAGGATAGTCTTCAGACCCCCAGACATCAGGTTGAAGCAATAGCTGATTCCGTGGAAGCTTTGAAGCTGGAGACAAAGACCGAAGAGAGAAGGCCAGACTTTGATTGTAAA GTGGTGCAGTACCTCTCTGCTTTCGATGAAGAGACCATTGAGCCACTGACTGAGGAACTTTGTACAGACCCAGTCCAGGCAATAGTGGAACCTGTGACTGCTGAGAGCTGTGACTTTGCCTCTGCAAATGACTTGCTCCTCTCTTCAGACAGTCATCAGGAAACCGTTCCTTCAGAATCTGGACAACTTTTAAACCCACACTACTACTACTTTTACCAAG CTGTGGATGGACAGCATGTATATCTCCACCCCGTCAATGTACGATGCCTGGTTCATGAATATGGCAGTCTTGAACGATGTCCAGAAACTATTACTGCTACAGTGGTTGAAGTTGATGGCTTCACAGTTACTGAG GAGGTGCGTAGGCGTCACCGTTACCTGTGCCATCTTCCATTAACCTGTGAGTTCAGTGTTTGTGAGTTGTCACTTGGACCCCCAACTGTTTCACAGGAAACTCTTTCATACTTTTCTG ATGAAGTGGAGAAGAGAAAAAGGCAACGTCAGAGGAAAGCTCGAGATGAGCGTCGCAGAGAGAAAAGGATTGAGATTGAGGAGAACAAAAAACAGGGAAAAT ATCCTGAAGTGCATATTGCACTTGAAAATTTGCACCAGTTCCCTGCAGTCAGTTCTTCAACAGAACCTACAGTGCCTGGTTCACTTTCTTTGCTACCCACTGCAGATCCTTTAACACCCTCTTCATTGAGCTGTAGTCCAAGCTCTCAGACCA GCTCCATATATAGCCAAGGTGCAGAAGGCTCTAATGATTTCCATGGAAACTTTGAGGATGATTCTAGATCTCCTTCATTTGCTCAG ATGTTAAGAGTTGGCAAGGCAAAGTCAGAGTTGTGGCCAAAGGTTGCAGTAAAGAAAG aAAATCCAGTTATGGGCACGGCAACTGCAGACAGTGATGGTGAGAGTGACTGTTCCGAGAGAGTCCCAGTACCGAGCTTCCAGAACTCTTTTAGTGAAGCCATGGAGGCAGCCTTTCTTAAGCTAGACACTGCTCTTCCAACTCCACCGCCATGTG TTGAAAAAGGAGGCAAGAGAAAAAAGAAGCAGCAGAAACTTCTGTTCAGTACATCTATGGTTCacacaaaatga